In the Lepisosteus oculatus isolate fLepOcu1 chromosome 6, fLepOcu1.hap2, whole genome shotgun sequence genome, one interval contains:
- the LOC102688383 gene encoding forkhead box protein F2, translating into MTTETPQQQLDPPPPLRSSPASGVLHSALMSTQSAVDSATASSKGKKASSGLRRPEKPPYSYIALIVMAIQSSPTKRLTLSEIYQFLQARFPFFRGSYQGWKNSVRHNLSLNECFIKLPKGLGRPGKGHYWTIDPASEFMFEEGSFRRRPRGFRRKCQALKPMYRMMNGIGFGASILPQSFDFQAPSASLACHTNGYNLDMMTNSMAGSYEGLGGGHHVTHMSPSPGSTYMASCPVTANGDYGPENSSSPVPSSPAMASALECHSPYASTSTHWASPGGSPYIKQQTLASSNPTSSSLHSSMSSYSLEQSYLHQNAREAADISVGIPRYQTHSSPVCDRKDFVLNFNGISSFHPSASGSYYHHHHHHHHHQTVCQDIKPCVM; encoded by the exons ATGACGACTGAAACTCCACAGCAGCAACTGGATCCGCCGCCGCCTTTAAGATCGAGCCCGGCCTCGGGCGTCCTGCATTCCGCCCTCATGAGCACACAGTCCGCCGTGGACAGCGCGACAGCCTCTTCCAAAGGTAAAAAAGCCAGCTCGGGACTCAGGCGCCCCGAGAAGCCCCCGTACTCGTACATCGCCCTCATCGTCATGGCGATCCAGAGCTCGCCCACCAAGCGGCTGACGCTCAGCGAGATCTACCAGTTCCTCCAGGCGCGGTTCCCCTTCTTCCGAGGATCCTACCAGGGCTGGAAGAACTCCGTCCGTCACAACCTGTCGTTGAACGAGTGCTTCATCAAACTGCCCAAGGGCCTGGGCCGGCCCGGCAAGGGGCACTACTGGACCATCGATCCAGCGAGCGAGTTCATGTTCGAGGAAGGCTCCTTTCGGCGCCGACCCAGGGGATTCCGGAGAAAGTGCCAAGCTTTAAAGCCCATGTACCGGATGATGAATGGCATCGGATTTGGCGCTTCGATACTGCCGCAGAGCTTCGATTTCCAAGCGCCCTCGGCCTCCCTGGCATGCCACACCAACGGCTACAACCTAGACATGATGACTAATTCCATGGCCGGGAGCTACGAGGGGCTCGGCGGCGGACACCATGTCACCCACATGTCCCCCAGCCCCGGGTCCACGTACATGGCGAGCTGCCCAGTGACGGCTAACGGAGACTACGGCCCTGAAAACAGCAGCAGCCCCGTGCCCTCCTCACCCGCGATGGCCAGTGCCCTGGAGTGCCACTCGCCCTACGCGAGTACGTCTACACACTGGGCTTCGCCGGGGGGCTCGCCGTACATTAAGCAGCAAACCCTGGCTTCCAGCAACCCGACGTCTTCCAGTTTACATTCAAGCATGTCTTCCTACTCCCTGGAACAAAGCTATCTTCATCAAAACGCCAGGGAAGCGGCTGACATTTCAG TGGGAATACCTCGATACCAAACCCATTCTTCGCCGGTGTGCGACAGGAAGGATTTTGTTTTGAACTTTAACGGGATCTCCTCATTCCACCCATCGGCCAGTGGATCTTACTACCACCACCatcatcaccaccaccaccatcaaaCCGTCTGCCAGGACATCAAACCTTGTGTCATGTGA